A portion of the Aquila chrysaetos chrysaetos chromosome 4, bAquChr1.4, whole genome shotgun sequence genome contains these proteins:
- the LOC115340578 gene encoding cytochrome P450 7B1 isoform X2 has protein sequence MDPFQYVYVIRNSKQLEFHEFADKMASKTFDYPALSKGKFPDLKENLHRIYQYLQGKPLDIISDHMMKNLQDIFEWKCSQATDWETEKMYKFCCSVMFEASFVTLYGRVPAADGHKVISEIRDKFIKFDASFPYLAANIPIELLGATKKVRKELIHHFLLQNMTKWLGGSKVVQARQDIFEKYELLGDYDKAAHHFAFLWASVGNTIPATFWAMYYLLRHPEALAAVRDEIDHLLQSTGQKRGPTYNIHLTREQLDNLVYLESALNESLRMCSSSMNIRISQEDFVLKLEGNQEVGLRKGDWIALYPQILHMDPEVYEDPKEYKFDRYIENGKKKTTFYKAGRKLKYFLMPFGSGISMCPGRFLAMNEMKMFLFLLLAHFDVELVENKAVRLDNSRMGLGILLPDVDITFRYKLRSLRK, from the exons ATGGACCCATTTCAATATGTCTATGTCATCCGAAATAGCAAGCAACTTGAATTTCATGAATTTGCTGATAAAATGGCTTCCAAAACTTTTGACTACCCAGCCTtgtcaaaaggaaaattccCCGATCTCAAGGAAAACCTGCACAGAATCTACCAGTATCTACAAGGCAAGCCTTTGGATATCATTTCTGACCACATGATGAAAAATCTCCAGGATATATTTGAATGGAAATGCTCACAAGCAACAGattgggaaacagaaaaaatgtacaaattcTGCTGCTCTGTAATGTTTGAAGCCAGTTTTGTAACACTATATGGAAGAGTTCCTGCTGCAGATGGCCACAAAGTTATTAGTGAAATCAGAGACAAATTTATCAAGTTTGATGCCAGCTTTCCCTATTTAGCTGCAAACATACCAATTGAGTTGCTAGGAGCTACCAAGAAGGTTCGGAAGGAGCTTATACAtcattttttacttcagaacATGACAAAATGGCTGGGAGGGTCAAAAGTGGTCCAAGCCAGACAAGATATATTTGAGAAATATGAGCTGCTTGGAGATTATGACAAAGCAG CACATCATTTTGCCTTCCTGTGGGCCTCTGTGGGAAACACGATTCCAGCTACATTCTGGGCCATGTATTATCTTCTGCGGCACCCAGAAGCTCTTGCAGCGGTGCGTGACGAGATTGACCATTTGCTGCAGTCAACAGGTCAAAAGAGAGGGCCCACATATAACATCCACCTCACCAGAGAACAATTGGACAACCTGGTCTACCtag AGAGTGCCTTAAACGAGAGTTTACGAATGTGCTCGTCCTCCATGAACATTCGCATCAGCCAGGAGGATTTTGTTCTCAAGCTCGAAGGGAATCAAGAAGTCGGTTTGAGGAAAGGAGACTGGATAGCCCTTTACCCGCAGATTTTGCACATGGACCCTGAGGTCTATGAAGATCCTAAG gagtATAAATTTGATCGATACATAGAGAATGGcaagaagaaaaccacattctacaaggcaggaagaaaactgaagtatttcCTAATGCCCTTTGGCTCTGGGATCAGCATGTGTCCAGGGAGGTTCCTCGCAATGAACGAGATgaagatgtttcttttcttactgtTGGCTCATTTCGATGTAGAACTAGTGGAAAACAAAGCTGTCAGACTTGATAACAGTCGTATGGGCCTTGGTATCCTCCTGCCAGACGTTGATATTACCTTTCGTTACAAGCTCAGGTCCTTAAGAAAGTGA